AAACACTTAAGAACCAACAACTCAAAATGTTCATGAGAACCCCTTTTCTAGGGCTGCTTTCAGGTTGGAAAATATCTTATCCCCAATTGATTTCCACGTTAGATTGACCTTTCAAAATCTAAAGAACGACTCTTTTTTGCTTATCCAATTGATTGATGAGTCATACTAATCGATTGATGAGTACATACCAATCGATTGAAAGCTTTTAATTGATTTACTTAATCAATTTAGAAGTTTTTTGTTTTCGTGAAAAATACTCCCAAACAATTGTCCCAATCGATTTCATAGCCTTCTGTTCTCTCACGAAAACACAGTCAATCAATTGCCTTAATCGATTAGCTTTTGCGtaatcgatttaccaatcgattcTGAACCCTACTATGCTCTTCAAAATGAGCTACTAATTGATTGCCTCAATCGATTAGCACTGCTCAATCAATCAGATCAATCAATTTGAGCACCAAACTTGGAATTTTGAGTTTAGGACTTGTCAATCGATTCTACTCCTGGCAATCAATTATTAACCCTAATTTCAACCTTTCCAAGGCTGAAATCACATCTTGCTTGGTATCTAGTTGGCGTCAACTTACTAAGACTTCCGTTGGCTAACATTGAATCATCCTTAACCTATtagggcttcttcaccaagtatctAGTTCTCTTTGACCCATTTTGATATATTTAACCTTCTCTTAGGACTTTccattgtctaacctccagttagaactttctatttcctaacctttagttaggatttttccttacctaacctcagttaggattttcacaagtcaagtatctggtcctctCTTGACTTACTTGAATTCttttatatattgtcaaacatcaaaacttaaacttaatctgagcttagtcaaactagtcaatctTGATCCAAGGACGATTGCATCAACAGAGATGAATATCATTAGATGCGATTAAGTCTAAAATCAAGGGATACTCAGTAAAGTAACTACGATCAAGTAATTTTGATTGACTGGATACAAATCAAGTTGGGCTTCAACTGACTAACTTCCTTTAGATCGGGCTTCAACTGACCGACTTTCTTTAGGTCAGGTTTCCTTCAGGTCGGGTTTCAACTAACTGACTTTCTTTAGGTCAGGCTTCCTTCCAGTCGAGCTTTTAACATCGAGTATCACAGAAGTCCGCAAAGACTTACGATGTTAGAAGGGGGCCAAGACAAATCTTAGCAAGGCCCCTCCTAACATTAAAGTTAGATCTCAGAGAAAAGATGGAGAAAACGAATGGAGAAGAGTAAGAGAATATGAGTTATGAGATTGATTGCCTTGATGCTGCAATTAGTTAACTTGAAATAGAAAGTGAAAGGATGATCTTGATTCTCAAAGGGCAcccctcttcttttccttgtCAAGAAACACCTCTCTTGATTCTCAACGCTTCAACAATCATGTCCCTTGGTGCTTCAGTAACTaccaaatcaatttcaatttgGACGGACCAAACTTGGATGCGACTTGGACGGAATTGACTAAGGTCTTCTATCAGGAGCTGCCTTGACCCGAACTCATTTGAGTACCACCGAGCTTGGCTTGATTTGATCCGagcttatcttatttaaccttagttcatcttgactttgacttccaacTCAATTTGACTTTTGACTTCACAATGCCAAATGACGCTAACTTTCTGCACCATATCAAAGATGAAAATAAGGAAACATTCAGCGGACAAAAACCAAATGGAAATGGATTGCAATTTTGAGAGTTCACTGTGCAATCTACAAATCAAGATTTGGATATCATCATTGACAACTGTGCCGTTTAAGATCAAGATGGATGGTGCAGTAGAGCATATGCATCTTGAGCAAGATTGGGGGAGCCTGGTTAACCTAATTTATAAAGCGATTATGGAGAATATTATTCAACAGAACCAGAATACTGATCTTTTCAGCACTTGCCAGACTATTAGAATCATCAATCGATCGACAAGAAAACTATTTGGCAAAAAATAGTGCAAGATTTTCAATCCATGAAGGCAGCAAAACCCCGGAGAGTGGAGAGTAATCTTGCACGATACGTTCCGTTTCTCATGGTCCATGCAACCTGGTAATAATGGTACAATAGCAGCGTCATCGCAGCTAAATATAATTCTTTATGAAATTGTTGTTCTGCAAGTTATTCCTTGGATCGTTTTAAAAATACTCGAATGAAGAGATTTAAAACAGTTTGGATCGCCTAATAGATTGAGTGAATCACTCATACAACATGTATAAGACACATTctaaatcttaaaccctaaattttaaattttatacccTAAACCCTTTGTGGGGACACACCCCTTCCCCACCTGACTCCAACCTAATAGCTCCTCCATCTACATTGATACATTCTACAAGTTCTCTGTTCTCAGTGTTCCATTAGACTTGACTCACACGAAGGCGCATGCCCAGCGGCGCTTTGCTCGTCACGGGCCAACAACGCAGCGCATTGGGAACCTGTGACACCCAGCAAACCACATGGAATCCAATGCCTCCCCAACGCCCCTCAAATCATCATATACATCGACTGCATGCACAAATCAAACATACTGTGTGTGTAGAGAGATAAGCTTGAAGGATATATGAGATAGAAATTCTAACTTTGTGCGTACGCATTTCTTTGGCTTTGGCACGTGAATTGGTCCACCTATTCGTCCGTGACTTACTACTACGAGACAAATCAAGATGAAGGAAGTAGAAAGACAAATTGACTGAGAAGGCGAGAAGCTTTTCTCTGCATGATTATTTATATGTTATTATCATTGCCAGCACCTCAAATTACGGCGTTCGGCGCCCGTTCTTAACGCCATTTTGTGTGACCATTTTGTCTGCAAATTTACACTGTTTATTCATTGAATTAACCTTCAGAGAGCAATGTTGACTTCGATCACCATGCATGAAAGAACGATTGATAGAATTAGAGTATCTTAATCTAGTGAAAGGATGAGGATCTTTGATTCTTTATTAGCCATTTTAGAGCCTGTTTTTTTGCAATAAATTAATGCGTGGTTCAATCTACGTTTTCGTTTTCACGCAGCTAATCCCGTGACCATGAGCAAGAACACCTCCCTCGCCGCATGCCATCCTTTCCGTCGTATTGCTTCCAACGACCAACCACCACGTACCCTTCTTCCTCGCCCTATAAATTCTCACCGCCACATCTCCACAAACCAATCAAGGAGAGGAGGAGATCGATCATGGAGACCGGAGGTTTGTTCTTTACTGGGCTAGTGTGTCTCTGCTTGTTGCATTCCGCTTCCTCTGCTTCGGCCTTCAACTACGGTGGCGCACTTGCCAAGTCCATCCTCTTCTTTGAGGGCCAGCGCTCCGGCAAGCTCCCGGCCGATCAGCGCGTCACTTGGCGCGGGGACTCCGCTCTCTCCGACGGCTCCTCTTGCAATGTACCACCACCTTGCTTAAGATTCATGTAAATGGCCTGTAGAGTAATCGATTGCTTAAGATCATATTCGGTGGTCTGACAGGTGGATTTGGTGGGCGGGTACTACGACGCCGGCGACAACATAAAGTTCGGCCTTCCGATGGCCTTCACGACGACGATGCTGGCGTGGAGCATCATCGAGTTCGGCGAGCTGATGCAGGGCCAAGGCCAGCTTGCGCACGCCGAGGCTGCGCTCCGCTGGGGGACCGACTACCTCCTCAAGGCCGCCACCGCCGCTCCCGACACACTGTACGTGCAGGTGGCGGAGCCGAACCAGGACCACCACTGCTGGGAGAGACCGGAGGACATGGACACGCCCCGCAACGTCTACAAAGTCACGAGCCAAAACCCAGGCTCCGACGTCGCGGCGGAGACAGCCGCCGGGCTGGCCGCCGCTTCCATCGTCTTCAAGAACTCCGACCCTGCTTACTCCTCCAAGCTGCTTCGCACTGCTACACAAGTAACTAATTCTCTTACATTGTCGATCGATTAAACACACAGAATAGTTTTGTGAACACTTTGCACAACGATCCAGGTGTTCGATTTCGCCAATAAATACAGGGGATCATACAGCGATTCGCTTAGCTCAGTCGTGTGCCCATTTTACTGCTCCTACTCCGGCTACAACGTAAGAGATTTAAAATAAGCTGTCATTTAAACCTAATTCACCCTGAACGGGAATCAAACTGCGCAGGATGAACTTCTATGGGGAGCTTCATGGCTTCACCAGGCGTCGCAGGACGTCTCCTACATGTCCTACATCGAGTCGAACGGCCACACTTTGGGAGCCGAGAACGACGACTACTCCTTCAGCTGGGACGACAAGCGTGTTGGCACCAAGATTCTTCTCTCCAAGGTATGATTTTAAACCGCATGCACCATGTGGCTTTCTTCTACATAATTAAGCTTAAGCAAGTGTTAATCGATTTATCTGCTTCGAAATTGTTCGAAAAGGGGTTTTTGCAGAACAAGATCGGAGAGCTGCAATTGTACAAGGCACACTCTGACAACTACATTTGCTCTTTGGTTCCCGGATCAAGTAGCTTCCAAGCTCAATACACGCCAGGTAATTCCATTGACCGACTAAATAGTGATTAAGCATCTTGCTAATTAATTAAGCAACCACATAATTAAGCAGGAGGGCTTCTGTACAAGGAGGGCGACAGCAACCTGCAGTATGTAACGTCCGCTTCGTTCCTCCTTCTGACCTACGCCAAGTACCTCAACACCAATGGCGGATCGGTGGCCTGCGGCCCGACAAAGGTCAACGCTGCAAATCTCATCTCGATCGCTAAGAAACAGGTGAGTAAGGAGGTTTTCATGCCAATTCTGATAAAGAAATGCACAGCTTATGTGGAGCGATGATGGATGGCAGGTGGATTACATACTTGGCAACAATCCGGCGAGGATGTCGTACATGGTGGGCTTCGGCGGCCGGTACCCGCAGCACGTCCACCACCGGGGCTCGTCGTTGCCATCTGTGCGCGCTCACCCCGGTCGGATCGGCTGCGACGGTGGATTCCAGTACCTGTACTCGGCGGCGGCCAACCCCAACGTACTCGTCGGCGCCGTGGTCGGCGGCCCCGACGGCCAGGACAACTTCGCCGACGACCGGAACAACTACCAGCAGTCCGAGCCGGCGACGTACATCAACGCGCCGATGGTGGGCGCGCTGGCGTTCTTCGCGGGGACGCCGATGTGATTCGATGCAGCATCGTGAAGTAGGGACGATCCCCCGATCGGGCGTGTGTCATGATTGGGTGCGAACCAAAGtatgaaaatattaatatttatatttgagtttcaaaaatatatatcatattcgaagaaaaaaatatatataaatgatcATAACCCAATTCCAAATAAAATAGGAATTCGAGCTGTTTGAATCTTAATTCTCagtaaaattgaattataattcaaaatgatttaaatttgAGTTTGGGTAATGATGCGGTGAACAAGATAGGGCTTTTGAGTCGGGTCAAAATTTAAGAGGTCAGTTGATATGGTGGTTAAAATCAAGgaaaggtcaacattcgaggataGTATGATCAATTTCTTCGGCCAAGTGGTTACCTAAATATTGGCTCGTGTAGGTAGACAATCCTAAGGTATATGATGTGAACTTTTACTTCTACAATGACATATCAATCCTAACCGTCGATTGTATTAGGTATGATCCATTAAATTATATGATTTCCTAGGGTTCCTCGGTGAAATCTAGGTTGCACTTTAGTATTCGACTCTCCGCGTCTCAATTGTCTATGGGTCAGAAGGTTGAGTTCTCCTTTCGATTTATCCTCAAACCCTCGTGGAATACGAATCTCGTACTTTTTACTTCGAGGTTGTGTTAAAACAATAGATCTGGACCACAATCCAACATATCATAGAAACAAGATAGAAAACATGCATAGATCAAAGCAAAGTATTTACATCATATAGGAATTACTTCCTAACCCTAGAATCCAGCAAATTACCCCATAATTAATGGGTTACAATCAGTAAACATGCACTTTTGAAATCAGAGAAAACAGGGAAGAGAAAGAAAATGCTTAGATTGCTTGAAGAATCCTTCTCCTAGATGCTCCTGCTGGCACCTTGGTGCATGGATGACTTCAGAATGACTTTAAAGACTCATTCTTTGCCGCCTTGGTGTCCTTGGATGACCACAAATCCAGCTCCCCGATTTTGATTAATGAATCACCATTTATAGTTGTTGGGGTTGGTTGCTCACCATGGGCTATGCCACTGGGCAGGACCACCCATGGCAAGGCGTTGCACGTTCAGATCCTGGGGCCATGGGTACCCGTTGTGTGGCGGCCGAGTCTACCATAGGTGGTGGCGCTGGCTACAACCAAGCCATGGCGTGGCGGCAGAGTCTGCCATGGGTTGTGGCGCTGGCCACGACTGCTCGTGGCATGGCGGTAGAGCCTACCATGGGCCGTGGTGTTGGCCAGTGCCGCCCATGCAGGGCAAGCCATGGCAAGGCAGGGCTCCTTACCTTGGTCTTTTGCTCCCCGTTTCATTCCAATCTTCATTCCTGTCATTCATAATAAACGAGAGTAATATCTAGgaacaataaaatatgaaaatgaaGCATATAATCAAGTTACCTCGAATTATGCATGCAAAGTGGGTTGAATGTAGTGCAAAACATGATGAAAATCTTATATACTTCACACTTATCATGCCACGGATGACAGAGGATATTTTATATACAAGTTATACTCTAGAAGCTTCAACTCTGCCAAATACAGAGATTGCGGATCCATTTTGGAAAAGATGCCAGAGCATTTTTATGATTTGTccttttttgaaaatactttgagaTTCATGCATAGACAAACATTAACACTATACAAGGGGGGTTGTATTTACATGCGCAGGTATGCTTACATTACGCAAATGCTATACATAAGCTATATTACGCATCCACTGTTCATCTACTATTTACAGCTTTGATCGATcattaacttgagtgtcggattGCCTACGCCGAGTACCCCCTCTCTGGTCCGATTGTTGATGTTCTTCTTGACATGTAGGGTGGCTTGGAGTCATTTTTTGCCAGCTTAGAGTCTTCACGCAATTAACATCAGGGCCGCATACCTGATATGCCACCTCCACTaatttcagataggatcatattTAGTATCATCTGTGGGAACTCTACCTGCATCTAAAACGCGGAgatgaagaggttgaatgactcACCACCGTCACTTTATCATACGAAGACTTGGAGCTGCTAATAACAACCCGAGCACAAAAGTTAATATAGCAACAACAAGCAGCGGTTGAGGGGTCCTCTACCACATGACCCGACTGCATCAATGACGGGCCTCACAACAAATGAGGGGCTCGAGTGGAAGCCCCAACTGAGTTCCAACCAATTCCTCCTTCGGTAGGCTTCATGCAAGCATTGACACAGCTGATCAGCTTTCCGCCCATGCCGTCCTCCTTAATCACGTATCACAGGGCATTGCTCCACACACCATTCAACGATAtgggtgttggtgcaacatccctcaggtcaaggttgacctggttgaccaagctgagtcttggtttgagtttagatgtttgacaataagatgttaattgaagaagagtcaagtaggtcaaggttgaccgaatacttgactgggaagtcctaactgggatgttaggcagaaggtgaaagtcctggtgagtgaagccaggtgaaagacctagtgagtgaagctaggcagatggaaaaccctagtgagtgaagctaggtgaaagtcctggtgagtgaagccaggtgaaagacctagtgagtgaagctaggcagatggaaaaccctagtgagtgaagctaggtgaaagtcctggtaagtgaagccaggtgaaagacctagtgagtgaagctaggcagatggaaaaccctagtgagtgaagctaggtgaaagtcctggtgagtgaagccaggtgaaagacctagtgagtgaagctaggcagatggaaaaccctagtgagtgaagctaggtgaaagtcctggtgagtgaagccaggtgaaagtcctagtgagtgaagctaggcagatggaaaaccctagtgagtgaagctaggtgaaagtcctggtgagtgaagccaggcaagggaaaatccagatggatcaaggatgatcggacatctggtgttgggaagtccaagtaggtcaaaggattgactggatacttggcacgaggaaatacagataggtcaaagggattgaccagacatctgatggaagtccaagtaggtcaagggagtgaccggatacttggcatgacgagaaaagtccaagtgggtcaaaggaattgaccggacacttggtgggaagtcctggcaggtcaagggagtgaccagatgctaggcatgatgtaccaacaggtcaaggatgaccggatgttggtttgggagtcttggaacttggttttgggcaaaaaccaagtgctggatcgatcaggggatcgatccaggagctggatcgatcagtggatcgatccaggcttttcccagcgaacagaaagcctctggatcgatccagatgtcccaatcgatcagtggatcgattgggacgcggctgcttcgcgcgataagcgctggatcgatccgtggatcgatccaggcgtttttcctagagcacagaggcgctctggatcgatccgtggatcgatccaaagcctccccgatcgattgggaacatttgaatcgatcgggttccgaccgttggcgtcgatttaagctgcaggcgtgcgatggctgaccgattcactccagatctctcgccaactcctccacagcgctctcaaagatcagatcgccagttcttgaaggatcttggaagctttccaagtcaagaggcggatcaaaggcaagaagagaagctagggttagggttttctgtactcattgtaagctttgcgcttgtattttgtttccctttcctttcttcttgtactgagagtcttgtagggcttttccgccctcggtagttaccgaaaaggagtgttttcatagtggagggtgcgtgcgtggtgtggatccttggactagtcacctcttgtgaggtggataccaagtaaaccaaccttgttagcgttgtgtgatttgtttccttgtattttccgctgcacatcttagaagaaacaagcaacgccgagcaacgagtacgcgacgagctattcaccccccctctagctacttttggtcctaacaagtggtatcagagcgaggccgctcttcaccggaatcatcgccggaagggtcaagcataacaagaaaagctagagggtgaagaagttggagcaaattcttcaagttcaagactttatcaagctcaacttcaagatgcaattccaagatggacttggatttgacacaagggtggctccaccatacacttctatgagtttcgattcttggaaatcaagaatcgaaaattttcttatgatggagatagagcaatggtttgctctaatggaaggcttcaaggctccaagaaattcaaagggcaaagttctcaagaggagcaagtggagccaagagcaagtccaaaggtgcgaggccaatgacaaagtgaccaagcttttggtcaatttattgccaagcaccatcctttgcaaaattggagaatttgaagatgtaaaggaattatggagcaaattggacaagcttcatgaagagatcccctccactgtacaagatcatgaagaatccagaaagggtgactctttggagcaagaccaagaggaggactccgaggttgagagatgctcaacctccaaagaagaggaaatccaagaagcttcatcctcaagggaatgcaacgaagggaacaaggagggagcatactccttgtttcatgttcaagatgatgaagcctccacctctaggattgagggggagcaatccttggtgacgccggatcaagaagaaggagaagcttcgacatccgggtcaagtgaagaagaagaaggtggtgccacctccgaaattcaagaaatagcaaatggaggaggaagtgccatccctacacaagaaggtataaatgtttcaattaaaaataaaaatcatataatatattttgagtgtagggaaagtgggcactacaagagcaagtgtcccaacttggccaagaagaaggaccaagtggcataaaagggcaaggagaagcccaaggagaccatccccggaacaaaaaggagcaaggagcacattgtgtgtttttcttgcaaccaaaaagggcattaccgaagtcaatgccccaaggggaagaagatggtcaaggctcaaggaggcattagtcaagggggagcctccaaggtaaagaagaaggtaacatttattgagcctacccctttacattatggtaaaaagcatgatagttctaacttttatcattttaatgcgatttaccataagaataggaagcatgagggctttaaggaaaagcatgtggccctacatgccaaaactactacacctaaggctaggaatgaaggtaaaaatctaggcaagaactctaaggattgtagctacaagcctagaaacaaaaatgctcatgaacttaatggaaaaacaaaaactaaggacttagtgatggaaaatcaagtcttgaggtcaagacttgataaaatggaaaagaccctaaaaaggatggaaaatatcctattagggcaaaaagagcataacctaggtttaggggtacaaaagtcatccaatggccatagaggtttgggatacaaaccaaaggctaagaaggatgtgccctcttaccatagagttccatatagttatggaacaaaccctgggtctagtggtcaagccaaaaatactagggaagtcatccctaagagtatttttgcaataaatgtgactaaggcttctaagaagtctaagaaagtcaccaacaaggtcacaagggaggctatccctcgagttgacctagaaagtgtgaccaaggtctccaagaagccaaacaaggtcactaggaaggtatctagggaagttatccctagtgaatacctagagcatccaaggagcaccaataggtgttgggttcctaggagcatcttctctaccccatagatgggttagagagtgtcaactccgaatataagggtagttaacccaactttgaggaaattgacactcaaggagcattttcaaggtttttgttaacctttgaaaatgaaatggaattattatttactccttgaaagagtaaaatgtgcctaatggtggaaaaattgattttaatcttaaatggcacatattgggaaattcataagaattaccaagttgggattttggtatgttcttagtaaatttaaggcaatccggaccttaatttaaaagtgctactcttttggaaaaatgaaatatgccaacatttgaggatatgcttactttcgactggcataaattaatcaagggaattagaaatgccaatttaggctttggcattttcttaaagcactttagggcaaatctaggtttaagttgtaagtttagctaaggttttaaggatacttagatagttaatctaggtatattttatttatgctaaatcttgccatgattgtttgcccatcacatgtcatgacattcatacatcatgtagttataggaatctttcttttgaaagttattttattttgatgtatgccataacattatcatgcattagtttatttccttgtaattaaggactaatggcatttaacaacacttattaacaagtgacatcctaggtggatgtctaatatctttaaaatgcctagatagatatgcatgatccctagattagggcaaaatcaaaatctacatctcacaaagactataaggtgacttgtatgtgttttagtgcacattagatacaagtgagatgttaggaagatgaacaaaactcaagatgttgatttagtgcattcttttgagttttaggttcatcaaaacacatagttatgtgttttcccatcattgggaaagctaatgtacaagtcatgtgcattatgcccaaggaacatgatgggatatttgttttgaaaatgtttttaaaatgtttttggaaaaccttggtgaaggctatcttttgatagtaatcaccattgaatagttagacacaaacttgaagaaaacactaaagtttttgtaagttttcaagtttgtgtcaatctttgaaaatatgatgtattttcatagaaagctatttttccatgattaagtatgccctaaataatgtctacacgaaatttcatgatttttggatttttgtagaattttctaggggtttctgaagttggctgaatttgaaattcagcaactatcagaggctccgatcgatccgtggatcgattggagttcctgaatcgatccgtggatcgattcagaaggcaactcttgcgagcagaagctcgctggatctatcagccgatcgatccacacatcctgaatcgatcagtggatcgattcaaataggttgaatcgattggaacccaactccaatcgatccaggatgctgattttggctgggaaggtctgatttcagcactctaaacctaattgagtctaggtaaccattccaaacccctaaaaatacatttgtatacataaaacgggtgttttcgtgtggaaaacaaggatggattggttaaggaaggctaagttgaagcttaggttgaggtttgtttcaaattttgaatatttgaacctcaaaacttctaaatttgggtttcctaaaggtttagggattccaagtcattgttggtgcaatgacagaagttaccaccatgtctttagggggagggactctttaaagacatgaaaaattacttttcatgaaccttggaaggtggttaaccttcttttaaggaaaatgctcatgtatgagcttttgaacttgaaatggggagtggatatcctcattagttcaagtgggaactcacgtggttagaaaatgctcagggttgagtatttgtctacaatg
This window of the Zingiber officinale cultivar Zhangliang chromosome 3B, Zo_v1.1, whole genome shotgun sequence genome carries:
- the LOC122056211 gene encoding endoglucanase 1-like; amino-acid sequence: MPSFPSYCFQRPTTTYPSSSPYKFSPPHLHKPIKERRRSIMETGGLFFTGLVCLCLLHSASSASAFNYGGALAKSILFFEGQRSGKLPADQRVTWRGDSALSDGSSCNVDLVGGYYDAGDNIKFGLPMAFTTTMLAWSIIEFGELMQGQGQLAHAEAALRWGTDYLLKAATAAPDTLYVQVAEPNQDHHCWERPEDMDTPRNVYKVTSQNPGSDVAAETAAGLAAASIVFKNSDPAYSSKLLRTATQVFDFANKYRGSYSDSLSSVVCPFYCSYSGYNDELLWGASWLHQASQDVSYMSYIESNGHTLGAENDDYSFSWDDKRVGTKILLSKGFLQNKIGELQLYKAHSDNYICSLVPGSSSFQAQYTPGGLLYKEGDSNLQYVTSASFLLLTYAKYLNTNGGSVACGPTKVNAANLISIAKKQVDYILGNNPARMSYMVGFGGRYPQHVHHRGSSLPSVRAHPGRIGCDGGFQYLYSAAANPNVLVGAVVGGPDGQDNFADDRNNYQQSEPATYINAPMVGALAFFAGTPM